The proteins below are encoded in one region of Knoellia sp. S7-12:
- the carA gene encoding glutamine-hydrolyzing carbamoyl-phosphate synthase small subunit, whose amino-acid sequence MNTTVHTRELAVLVLEDGRTFTGRSYGSRGETVGEAVFCTAMTGYQETLTDPSYHRQVVVMTAPHVGNTGWNDEDDESSRIWVAGYVVRDPALRPSNWRSQRSLEDELVAQGVVGICDIDTRALTRHLRERGAMRVGIFSGDEARMPSHELVERVTAAPQMAGASLAQEVSTKEPYVVQAVGEKRFTVAAIDLGIKAMTPQCMAERGIEVHVLPATTTFAQIEALSPDGVFFSNGPGDPSSADHEVGVLREVLAAGIPFFGICFGNQLFGRALGFGTFKLKYGHRGINQPVMDRTTGKVEVTAHNHGFAVDAPLDEDSHTEFGQARVSHVCLNDDVVEGLELHDANSGVLRAFSVQYHPEAAAGPHDAAYLFDRFVELLSSNTKVGA is encoded by the coding sequence ATGAACACCACAGTCCATACCCGCGAACTGGCAGTGCTCGTCCTCGAGGACGGTCGCACCTTCACCGGGCGCTCCTACGGCAGCCGTGGGGAGACGGTCGGCGAGGCCGTCTTCTGCACAGCGATGACCGGCTATCAGGAGACGCTGACCGATCCGAGCTATCACCGCCAGGTCGTCGTCATGACGGCCCCGCACGTGGGGAACACCGGCTGGAACGACGAGGACGACGAGTCCTCGCGCATCTGGGTCGCCGGCTACGTCGTGCGCGACCCTGCCCTGCGGCCCTCGAACTGGCGCTCGCAGCGCAGCCTCGAGGACGAGCTCGTGGCCCAGGGCGTCGTGGGCATCTGCGACATCGACACCCGCGCCCTCACGCGCCACCTGCGTGAGCGTGGAGCCATGCGAGTCGGCATCTTCTCCGGGGACGAGGCGCGTATGCCGTCGCACGAGCTCGTCGAGCGCGTCACCGCCGCGCCCCAGATGGCGGGTGCCTCCCTCGCCCAAGAGGTCAGCACCAAAGAGCCCTACGTCGTGCAGGCGGTGGGGGAGAAGCGCTTCACCGTCGCCGCAATCGACCTCGGCATCAAGGCGATGACGCCGCAGTGCATGGCCGAGCGCGGTATCGAGGTCCACGTCCTCCCCGCGACCACGACTTTCGCGCAGATCGAGGCGCTCAGCCCCGACGGTGTCTTCTTCAGCAACGGCCCGGGAGACCCGTCGAGCGCCGACCACGAAGTTGGAGTCCTGCGCGAGGTGCTCGCTGCCGGGATCCCGTTCTTCGGGATCTGCTTCGGCAACCAGCTGTTCGGCCGGGCGTTGGGCTTCGGCACCTTCAAGCTTAAGTACGGCCACCGCGGCATCAACCAGCCGGTCATGGACCGCACGACGGGCAAGGTCGAGGTCACCGCGCACAACCACGGCTTCGCGGTCGATGCTCCCCTCGACGAGGACAGCCATACCGAGTTCGGGCAGGCGCGGGTCTCGCACGTGTGCCTCAACGACGACGTCGTCGAAGGCCTCGAACTCCATGATGCGAACTCCGGTGTCCTCAGGGCGTTCTCAGTCCAGTACCACCCGGAAGCAGCAGCGGGACCGCACGATGCGGCCTATCTGTTTGATCGGTTTGTTGAACTTCTCTCGAGCAACACGAAGGTGGGCGCCTGA